One window of Polyangium spumosum genomic DNA carries:
- a CDS encoding 6-phosphofructokinase, producing the protein MTAILPSMSPRKIRKIAINTGGGDAPGLNAVLRSVALSAIERGIEVWGIKHGYRGLLEDEPGGLVRLDRDAVRGIMHLGGTILGTANRGDPFHYPTEEGGKLVPKDRSGELIERFKQKGFDALVAVGGDGSMRIANELLERGLPLVIGVPKTIDNDVYGTELTFGFDTAVSIATEAIDRLHSTTEAHERVMVVELMGRHAGWISLRAGIAGGADAILIPEVPFSYEPIVEKILQRESRGRRFSIVVAAEGAVQKDGDVTVREAGDVFRRVAVLGGVAERVAKELGARTGKETRSMVLGHLQRGGGPTTFDRLLALRFGAGAVRFLDQGCESGMVALRCHKIELIPLSETAGRTKTVPLDCDTVTTAREMGISFGDEPAGRFAAERTAAS; encoded by the coding sequence ATGACCGCGATCCTCCCCTCGATGTCGCCGCGCAAGATTCGCAAGATCGCCATCAACACCGGGGGCGGCGACGCGCCCGGGCTCAACGCCGTCCTCCGCTCCGTCGCGCTCTCCGCGATCGAGCGGGGCATCGAGGTCTGGGGCATCAAGCACGGCTACCGCGGCCTGCTCGAGGACGAGCCCGGCGGCCTCGTGCGGCTCGATCGTGACGCCGTGCGAGGCATCATGCACCTCGGCGGCACGATCCTCGGCACCGCGAACCGCGGCGATCCCTTCCACTACCCGACCGAGGAGGGCGGCAAGCTCGTCCCCAAGGATCGCTCGGGTGAGCTCATCGAGCGCTTCAAGCAGAAGGGCTTCGACGCGCTCGTCGCGGTGGGCGGCGACGGCTCGATGCGGATCGCGAACGAGCTGCTCGAGCGAGGGTTGCCGCTCGTCATCGGCGTGCCGAAGACGATCGACAACGACGTCTACGGCACGGAGCTCACGTTCGGCTTCGACACGGCGGTCTCGATCGCGACCGAGGCGATCGACCGGCTGCACTCGACGACGGAGGCGCACGAGCGCGTGATGGTCGTCGAGCTGATGGGGCGGCACGCGGGCTGGATCTCGCTGCGGGCCGGGATCGCGGGCGGCGCGGACGCGATCCTGATCCCGGAGGTGCCGTTCTCGTACGAGCCCATCGTGGAGAAGATCCTGCAGCGCGAGTCGCGCGGGCGGCGCTTCTCGATCGTCGTGGCGGCCGAGGGCGCGGTGCAGAAGGACGGCGACGTGACGGTGCGCGAGGCGGGGGACGTGTTCCGGCGCGTGGCCGTGCTCGGCGGCGTGGCCGAGCGCGTGGCCAAGGAGCTCGGGGCGCGCACGGGCAAGGAGACACGCTCGATGGTGCTCGGCCACCTGCAGCGCGGCGGCGGGCCGACGACCTTCGATCGGCTGCTCGCGCTCCGCTTCGGCGCGGGGGCCGTGCGTTTCCTCGACCAGGGCTGCGAGAGCGGCATGGTCGCGTTGCGTTGTCACAAGATCGAGCTCATCCCGCTCTCCGAGACCGCGGGCCGCACGAAGACCGTGCCGCTCGACTGCGACACGGTCACGACGGCGCGCGAGATGGGCATCAGCTTCGGCGACGAGCCCGCGGGCAGGTTCGCGGCGGAAAGAACGGCGGCGTCGTGA
- a CDS encoding DMT family transporter, giving the protein MRHVEPGGETKSVPAAPRGPREAIAWMVAAQVLFTIMGVCTRLGSQRLPWSEVAAARALLGAVVAIGLARMRGASLVVHDKRLAWARSICGTVAMICTFYTLGAPAIALGDAVTLGATSPIFIAILAPWLLGERSGRIVWVATSLAFVGVALVAGPSFRLSGSLSLVALLGAAASALAMIWLRRLGAGRSGSPRESPEAIVAHFSLVAGVTLSLVALPTLRAPDLEGALFLLGTGASGAFAQIAMTRAYALDRAARVGVWSYLGVVLSHFAAIGILGEREDPTGLAGAALVVAAGVWLTWSGLREARATAALASPSFQCSDEPSCAPKPPCQTGR; this is encoded by the coding sequence GTGCGTCACGTCGAGCCGGGGGGCGAAACGAAGAGCGTCCCCGCGGCCCCGCGCGGACCACGCGAGGCGATCGCGTGGATGGTCGCCGCGCAGGTCCTGTTCACGATCATGGGGGTCTGCACGCGGCTCGGGTCGCAGCGGTTGCCCTGGTCCGAGGTCGCCGCGGCGCGCGCGCTGCTCGGCGCGGTCGTGGCGATCGGCCTCGCGCGGATGCGCGGCGCCTCGCTCGTGGTCCACGACAAGCGGCTCGCGTGGGCCCGCTCGATCTGCGGGACGGTCGCGATGATCTGCACGTTCTACACCCTCGGCGCGCCGGCGATCGCGCTCGGCGACGCCGTGACCCTCGGCGCGACCTCGCCGATTTTCATCGCGATCCTCGCGCCCTGGCTGCTCGGGGAGCGGAGCGGGCGGATCGTTTGGGTTGCAACGAGCCTCGCGTTCGTCGGCGTGGCGCTCGTCGCTGGGCCGAGCTTCCGGCTCTCCGGCTCGCTCTCGCTGGTCGCGCTGCTCGGCGCCGCGGCGAGCGCGCTCGCGATGATCTGGCTCCGTCGCCTCGGCGCGGGCCGCTCGGGCTCGCCGCGCGAGAGCCCCGAGGCGATCGTGGCGCATTTCTCCCTCGTGGCGGGCGTGACCCTCTCGCTCGTCGCGCTCCCGACGCTACGCGCGCCGGACCTCGAAGGCGCGCTCTTCCTCCTGGGCACGGGCGCGAGCGGCGCGTTCGCGCAGATCGCCATGACGCGGGCGTATGCGCTCGATCGCGCGGCGCGCGTGGGCGTATGGAGCTACCTCGGCGTCGTGCTCTCGCACTTCGCGGCGATCGGGATCCTCGGCGAAAGGGAGGATCCGACCGGCCTCGCGGGCGCGGCGCTGGTCGTCGCGGCGGGCGTGTGGCTCACCTGGTCCGGCTTGCGTGAGGCGCGGGCGACCGCCGCGCTCGCGTCGCCCTCTTTTCAATGCTCGGACGAGCCGAGCTGCGCCCCGAAGCCCCCTTGCCAAACGGGGCGATGA